A single genomic interval of Odontesthes bonariensis isolate fOdoBon6 chromosome 3, fOdoBon6.hap1, whole genome shotgun sequence harbors:
- the atxn7l2a gene encoding ataxin-7-like protein 2a isoform X2 produces the protein MMAVRERAAKVMAALDRRVPSLDDFVGQSWTAWADLACVTAADGPDVDDCNKNGKKAAEAMSLSKEDMSIFGLYPGHDDFYLVVCSHCGQVVKPQAFEKHCERRHGPLAKLYGRLRSPTSAPLPQRPHHGHSPSHGTNTASASSWEGRGQGFGQLRAAPPSPSTPPQYKHSKNSKDGVRHSPLEKSSHSSHSESSVFKQPPPLEPQIMSPPPSLRDPPWPHGGAPTGRPSPSDRHPTQRKDAAQPSVVSGHRIPRPYNKVASKRECDLDKHCGVLDPDRKKVCTRLLTCNIHSIHQRRKVAGRSKNFDQLVAELKTKVRDKGVQALEGGSSTGGSTSPEAPREQAGVPHCRRPLASLPAFSLKELADFVSSRSTAPSECAPEEEKQRQDEARLRAPSPLVHGHISSDESEAEGAEELSDISSSAAHPRPAAMCSFGSHSLGHGIYTFDRRLHHLRWALSSMLEQHISAHLWKKIPQAPDLQSATPSAKAIMSSPPPSMASASSSSLHSKVHTGSHISFSLKNASSSSSRGPGRPTAALQGENSGGSSFAGGHLVGKAAVVRHVGPGRPKNPVGRPSKQMLKLREEAAAAAALRKRKVPSQEGEHSGPDRNCIILQDRGRPPSTASSSSKAPPPSLVPHGQTNGTLSPSSKPRAQPSLLESHSPAAKAVWTYRRTHPPLVHSSSPDPSSATNSHSRASVGDSGLHGQGGGRDFEQQGLKKRKGGGMEEHSPSSKPSAQRLPSSSCSSSAPSSSPRSNFYTWKDSKGGGLAGGVEKKLGTQKPKLHH, from the exons ATGATGGCGGTGCGTGAACGCGCAGCAAAAGTAATGGCTGCTCTGGATCGGCGGGTACCGAGTCTTGATGATTTCGTTGGTCAGAGCTGGACTGCCTGGGCCGACTTGGCCTGCGTGACAGCGGCAGACG GGCCTGATGTGGATGACTGCAACAAGAATGGCAAAAAGGCCGCAGAGGCTATGTCACTCAGTAAAGAGG acatgtccatctttGGCCTCTACCCTGGCCATGATGACTTCTACTTGGTGGTGTGCAGCCATTGTGGCCAAGTAGTGAAGCCTCAGGCGTTTGAAAAGCACTGCGAGCGGAGACACGGCCCTCTGGCAAAGCTGTACGGCCGACTGCGCTCTCCCACATCTGCACCTCTGCCCCAGAGACCCCACCATGGCCACTCTCCTTCCCACGGGACCAACACTGCCTCCGCCTCGTCATGGGAGGGTCGAGGGCAGGGCTTTGGGCAGCTACGGGCAGCCCCACCTTCACCCTCCACCCCACCCCAGTACAAACACTCCAAGAATTCCAAGGATGGAGTTCG ACATTCCCCTCTGGAGAAGTCCTCCCACAGCAGCCACTCAGAGTCATCAGTGTTCAAGCAGCCGCCGCCTCTGGAGCCTCAGATCATGTCTCCACCTCCCTCACTCAGAGATCCTCCTTGGCCACATGGAGGCGCTCCCACTGGTAGGCCTTCACCCAGTGACAGGCACCCCACTCAGAGGAAGGATGctgctcagccctctgtggtgTCGGGCCACCGGATCCCCCGGCCCTACAACAAAGTGGCCTCCA AGAGGGAGTGTGACTTGGACAAACACTGCGGCGTCCTCGACCCCGACAGGAAGAAGGTCTGCACTCGCCTGTTGACATGTAAT ATCCACTCCATCCACCAGCGGAGGAAGGTGGCGGGCCGCAGCAAAAACTTTGACCAGCTGGTGGCAGAACTGAAGACGAAGGTTCGAGACAAAGGGGTCCAGGCCTTGGAGGGAGGCTCCTCTACTGGAGGCTCCACCAGCCCTGAGGCCCCCAGGGAGCAGGCTGGGGTTCCACACTGCAGGAGACCTCTGGCCAGCCTGCCTGCCTTCAG CTTAAAAGAATTAGCTGACTTTGTTTCCAGTCGATCGACGGCTCCGTCGGAATGCGCCCCAGAGGAGGAGAAGCAACGTCAGGATGAGGCCCGTCTCCGAGCCCCCTCGCCTCTGGTCCACGGACACATCTCCAGTGATGAAAGTGAGGCAGAAGGAGCAGAGGAGCTCTCAGATATCTCCTCTTCTGCTGCACATCCCCGACCAGCAGCG ATGTGCTCATTCGGCAGCCACTCGCTGGGTCACGGCATCTACACATTTGACAGGAGACTTCACCACCTGAGGTGGGCCCTCAGCAGCATGTTGGAGCAGCACATCAGCGCCCACCTTTGGAA AAAAATACCTCAAGCCCCAGACCTCCAGTCTGCAACTCCTTCAGCCAAGGCCATCATGTCGTCGCCTCCGCCCTCCATGGCCTCAGCATCCTCCTCTTCGTTACATTCGAAGGTCCACACAGGAAGTCATATCAGCTTTTCCCTGAAAAATGCATCGTCCTCGTCCAGTCGTGGTCCAGGGAGACCAACCGCAGCCCTACAGGGGGAGAACTCTGGGGGCAGTAGCTTTGCTGGTGGTCACCTGGTGGGAAAGGCAGCTGTGGTGCGTCACGTGGGTCCGGGGAGACCTAAGAATCCAGTGGGGCGCCCCAGCAAGCAAATGCTGAAGCTGCGAGAAGaggccgccgccgccgctgccCTGCGGAAGCGAAAAGTCCCGTCCCAGGAAGGAGAACACTCGGGTCCCGACAGGAACTGCATCATTCTCCAGGACCGGGGCCGCCCACCCTCcactgcctcctcctcctccaaagCCCCGCCTCCTTCGCTTGTCCCACACGGACAGACCAATGGCACTCTTTCCCCCAGCAGCAAACCCCGGGCCCAACCCTCCCTCTTAGAGTCTCACTCACCTGCCGCTAAGGCCGTCTGGACTTACAGACGGACACACCCTCCTCTGGTCCACTCCTCATCCCCAGACCCCTCCTCTGCCACAAACTCTCACAGCCGGGCCAGTGTGGGGGACTCAGGACTGCATGGGCAGGGTGGGGGGAGGGACTTTGAGCAGCAGGGACTGAAGAAGCGCAAGGGGGGAGGCATGGAGGAGCACTCCCCCTCATCCAAACCCTCAGCACAGCGCCTGCCTTCCTCATCCTGCTCCAGCTCTGCCCCCTCGTCCTCTCCACGCTCCAACTTCTACACCTGGAAGGACAGTAAGGGTGGGGGGCTTGCTGGGGGCGTGGAGAAGAAACTGGGCACACAAAAG CCAAAACTGCACCATTGA
- the atxn7l2a gene encoding ataxin-7-like protein 2a isoform X1, with translation MMAVRERAAKVMAALDRRVPSLDDFVGQSWTAWADLACVTAADGPDVDDCNKNGKKAAEAMSLSKEDMSIFGLYPGHDDFYLVVCSHCGQVVKPQAFEKHCERRHGPLAKLYGRLRSPTSAPLPQRPHHGHSPSHGTNTASASSWEGRGQGFGQLRAAPPSPSTPPQYKHSKNSKDGVRHSPLEKSSHSSHSESSVFKQPPPLEPQIMSPPPSLRDPPWPHGGAPTGRPSPSDRHPTQRKDAAQPSVVSGHRIPRPYNKVASSEFTRTDWERECDLDKHCGVLDPDRKKVCTRLLTCNIHSIHQRRKVAGRSKNFDQLVAELKTKVRDKGVQALEGGSSTGGSTSPEAPREQAGVPHCRRPLASLPAFSLKELADFVSSRSTAPSECAPEEEKQRQDEARLRAPSPLVHGHISSDESEAEGAEELSDISSSAAHPRPAAMCSFGSHSLGHGIYTFDRRLHHLRWALSSMLEQHISAHLWKKIPQAPDLQSATPSAKAIMSSPPPSMASASSSSLHSKVHTGSHISFSLKNASSSSSRGPGRPTAALQGENSGGSSFAGGHLVGKAAVVRHVGPGRPKNPVGRPSKQMLKLREEAAAAAALRKRKVPSQEGEHSGPDRNCIILQDRGRPPSTASSSSKAPPPSLVPHGQTNGTLSPSSKPRAQPSLLESHSPAAKAVWTYRRTHPPLVHSSSPDPSSATNSHSRASVGDSGLHGQGGGRDFEQQGLKKRKGGGMEEHSPSSKPSAQRLPSSSCSSSAPSSSPRSNFYTWKDSKGGGLAGGVEKKLGTQKPKLHH, from the exons ATGATGGCGGTGCGTGAACGCGCAGCAAAAGTAATGGCTGCTCTGGATCGGCGGGTACCGAGTCTTGATGATTTCGTTGGTCAGAGCTGGACTGCCTGGGCCGACTTGGCCTGCGTGACAGCGGCAGACG GGCCTGATGTGGATGACTGCAACAAGAATGGCAAAAAGGCCGCAGAGGCTATGTCACTCAGTAAAGAGG acatgtccatctttGGCCTCTACCCTGGCCATGATGACTTCTACTTGGTGGTGTGCAGCCATTGTGGCCAAGTAGTGAAGCCTCAGGCGTTTGAAAAGCACTGCGAGCGGAGACACGGCCCTCTGGCAAAGCTGTACGGCCGACTGCGCTCTCCCACATCTGCACCTCTGCCCCAGAGACCCCACCATGGCCACTCTCCTTCCCACGGGACCAACACTGCCTCCGCCTCGTCATGGGAGGGTCGAGGGCAGGGCTTTGGGCAGCTACGGGCAGCCCCACCTTCACCCTCCACCCCACCCCAGTACAAACACTCCAAGAATTCCAAGGATGGAGTTCG ACATTCCCCTCTGGAGAAGTCCTCCCACAGCAGCCACTCAGAGTCATCAGTGTTCAAGCAGCCGCCGCCTCTGGAGCCTCAGATCATGTCTCCACCTCCCTCACTCAGAGATCCTCCTTGGCCACATGGAGGCGCTCCCACTGGTAGGCCTTCACCCAGTGACAGGCACCCCACTCAGAGGAAGGATGctgctcagccctctgtggtgTCGGGCCACCGGATCCCCCGGCCCTACAACAAAGTGGCCTCCAGTGAGTTCACAAGGACAGACTGGG AGAGGGAGTGTGACTTGGACAAACACTGCGGCGTCCTCGACCCCGACAGGAAGAAGGTCTGCACTCGCCTGTTGACATGTAAT ATCCACTCCATCCACCAGCGGAGGAAGGTGGCGGGCCGCAGCAAAAACTTTGACCAGCTGGTGGCAGAACTGAAGACGAAGGTTCGAGACAAAGGGGTCCAGGCCTTGGAGGGAGGCTCCTCTACTGGAGGCTCCACCAGCCCTGAGGCCCCCAGGGAGCAGGCTGGGGTTCCACACTGCAGGAGACCTCTGGCCAGCCTGCCTGCCTTCAG CTTAAAAGAATTAGCTGACTTTGTTTCCAGTCGATCGACGGCTCCGTCGGAATGCGCCCCAGAGGAGGAGAAGCAACGTCAGGATGAGGCCCGTCTCCGAGCCCCCTCGCCTCTGGTCCACGGACACATCTCCAGTGATGAAAGTGAGGCAGAAGGAGCAGAGGAGCTCTCAGATATCTCCTCTTCTGCTGCACATCCCCGACCAGCAGCG ATGTGCTCATTCGGCAGCCACTCGCTGGGTCACGGCATCTACACATTTGACAGGAGACTTCACCACCTGAGGTGGGCCCTCAGCAGCATGTTGGAGCAGCACATCAGCGCCCACCTTTGGAA AAAAATACCTCAAGCCCCAGACCTCCAGTCTGCAACTCCTTCAGCCAAGGCCATCATGTCGTCGCCTCCGCCCTCCATGGCCTCAGCATCCTCCTCTTCGTTACATTCGAAGGTCCACACAGGAAGTCATATCAGCTTTTCCCTGAAAAATGCATCGTCCTCGTCCAGTCGTGGTCCAGGGAGACCAACCGCAGCCCTACAGGGGGAGAACTCTGGGGGCAGTAGCTTTGCTGGTGGTCACCTGGTGGGAAAGGCAGCTGTGGTGCGTCACGTGGGTCCGGGGAGACCTAAGAATCCAGTGGGGCGCCCCAGCAAGCAAATGCTGAAGCTGCGAGAAGaggccgccgccgccgctgccCTGCGGAAGCGAAAAGTCCCGTCCCAGGAAGGAGAACACTCGGGTCCCGACAGGAACTGCATCATTCTCCAGGACCGGGGCCGCCCACCCTCcactgcctcctcctcctccaaagCCCCGCCTCCTTCGCTTGTCCCACACGGACAGACCAATGGCACTCTTTCCCCCAGCAGCAAACCCCGGGCCCAACCCTCCCTCTTAGAGTCTCACTCACCTGCCGCTAAGGCCGTCTGGACTTACAGACGGACACACCCTCCTCTGGTCCACTCCTCATCCCCAGACCCCTCCTCTGCCACAAACTCTCACAGCCGGGCCAGTGTGGGGGACTCAGGACTGCATGGGCAGGGTGGGGGGAGGGACTTTGAGCAGCAGGGACTGAAGAAGCGCAAGGGGGGAGGCATGGAGGAGCACTCCCCCTCATCCAAACCCTCAGCACAGCGCCTGCCTTCCTCATCCTGCTCCAGCTCTGCCCCCTCGTCCTCTCCACGCTCCAACTTCTACACCTGGAAGGACAGTAAGGGTGGGGGGCTTGCTGGGGGCGTGGAGAAGAAACTGGGCACACAAAAG CCAAAACTGCACCATTGA
- the atxn7l2a gene encoding ataxin-7-like protein 2a isoform X4 produces MMAVRERAAKVMAALDRRVPSLDDFVGQSWTAWADLACVTAADGPDVDDCNKNGKKAAEAMSLSKEDMSIFGLYPGHDDFYLVVCSHCGQVVKPQAFEKHCERRHGPLAKLYGRLRSPTSAPLPQRPHHGHSPSHGTNTASASSWEGRGQGFGQLRAAPPSPSTPPQYKHSKNSKDGVRHSPLEKSSHSSHSESSVFKQPPPLEPQIMSPPPSLRDPPWPHGGAPTGRPSPSDRHPTQRKDAAQPSVVSGHRIPRPYNKVASKRECDLDKHCGVLDPDRKKVCTRLLTCNIHSIHQRRKVAGRSKNFDQLVAELKTKVRDKGVQALEGGSSTGGSTSPEAPREQAGVPHCRRPLASLPAFSRSTAPSECAPEEEKQRQDEARLRAPSPLVHGHISSDESEAEGAEELSDISSSAAHPRPAAMCSFGSHSLGHGIYTFDRRLHHLRWALSSMLEQHISAHLWKKIPQAPDLQSATPSAKAIMSSPPPSMASASSSSLHSKVHTGSHISFSLKNASSSSSRGPGRPTAALQGENSGGSSFAGGHLVGKAAVVRHVGPGRPKNPVGRPSKQMLKLREEAAAAAALRKRKVPSQEGEHSGPDRNCIILQDRGRPPSTASSSSKAPPPSLVPHGQTNGTLSPSSKPRAQPSLLESHSPAAKAVWTYRRTHPPLVHSSSPDPSSATNSHSRASVGDSGLHGQGGGRDFEQQGLKKRKGGGMEEHSPSSKPSAQRLPSSSCSSSAPSSSPRSNFYTWKDSKGGGLAGGVEKKLGTQKPKLHH; encoded by the exons ATGATGGCGGTGCGTGAACGCGCAGCAAAAGTAATGGCTGCTCTGGATCGGCGGGTACCGAGTCTTGATGATTTCGTTGGTCAGAGCTGGACTGCCTGGGCCGACTTGGCCTGCGTGACAGCGGCAGACG GGCCTGATGTGGATGACTGCAACAAGAATGGCAAAAAGGCCGCAGAGGCTATGTCACTCAGTAAAGAGG acatgtccatctttGGCCTCTACCCTGGCCATGATGACTTCTACTTGGTGGTGTGCAGCCATTGTGGCCAAGTAGTGAAGCCTCAGGCGTTTGAAAAGCACTGCGAGCGGAGACACGGCCCTCTGGCAAAGCTGTACGGCCGACTGCGCTCTCCCACATCTGCACCTCTGCCCCAGAGACCCCACCATGGCCACTCTCCTTCCCACGGGACCAACACTGCCTCCGCCTCGTCATGGGAGGGTCGAGGGCAGGGCTTTGGGCAGCTACGGGCAGCCCCACCTTCACCCTCCACCCCACCCCAGTACAAACACTCCAAGAATTCCAAGGATGGAGTTCG ACATTCCCCTCTGGAGAAGTCCTCCCACAGCAGCCACTCAGAGTCATCAGTGTTCAAGCAGCCGCCGCCTCTGGAGCCTCAGATCATGTCTCCACCTCCCTCACTCAGAGATCCTCCTTGGCCACATGGAGGCGCTCCCACTGGTAGGCCTTCACCCAGTGACAGGCACCCCACTCAGAGGAAGGATGctgctcagccctctgtggtgTCGGGCCACCGGATCCCCCGGCCCTACAACAAAGTGGCCTCCA AGAGGGAGTGTGACTTGGACAAACACTGCGGCGTCCTCGACCCCGACAGGAAGAAGGTCTGCACTCGCCTGTTGACATGTAAT ATCCACTCCATCCACCAGCGGAGGAAGGTGGCGGGCCGCAGCAAAAACTTTGACCAGCTGGTGGCAGAACTGAAGACGAAGGTTCGAGACAAAGGGGTCCAGGCCTTGGAGGGAGGCTCCTCTACTGGAGGCTCCACCAGCCCTGAGGCCCCCAGGGAGCAGGCTGGGGTTCCACACTGCAGGAGACCTCTGGCCAGCCTGCCTGCCTTCAG TCGATCGACGGCTCCGTCGGAATGCGCCCCAGAGGAGGAGAAGCAACGTCAGGATGAGGCCCGTCTCCGAGCCCCCTCGCCTCTGGTCCACGGACACATCTCCAGTGATGAAAGTGAGGCAGAAGGAGCAGAGGAGCTCTCAGATATCTCCTCTTCTGCTGCACATCCCCGACCAGCAGCG ATGTGCTCATTCGGCAGCCACTCGCTGGGTCACGGCATCTACACATTTGACAGGAGACTTCACCACCTGAGGTGGGCCCTCAGCAGCATGTTGGAGCAGCACATCAGCGCCCACCTTTGGAA AAAAATACCTCAAGCCCCAGACCTCCAGTCTGCAACTCCTTCAGCCAAGGCCATCATGTCGTCGCCTCCGCCCTCCATGGCCTCAGCATCCTCCTCTTCGTTACATTCGAAGGTCCACACAGGAAGTCATATCAGCTTTTCCCTGAAAAATGCATCGTCCTCGTCCAGTCGTGGTCCAGGGAGACCAACCGCAGCCCTACAGGGGGAGAACTCTGGGGGCAGTAGCTTTGCTGGTGGTCACCTGGTGGGAAAGGCAGCTGTGGTGCGTCACGTGGGTCCGGGGAGACCTAAGAATCCAGTGGGGCGCCCCAGCAAGCAAATGCTGAAGCTGCGAGAAGaggccgccgccgccgctgccCTGCGGAAGCGAAAAGTCCCGTCCCAGGAAGGAGAACACTCGGGTCCCGACAGGAACTGCATCATTCTCCAGGACCGGGGCCGCCCACCCTCcactgcctcctcctcctccaaagCCCCGCCTCCTTCGCTTGTCCCACACGGACAGACCAATGGCACTCTTTCCCCCAGCAGCAAACCCCGGGCCCAACCCTCCCTCTTAGAGTCTCACTCACCTGCCGCTAAGGCCGTCTGGACTTACAGACGGACACACCCTCCTCTGGTCCACTCCTCATCCCCAGACCCCTCCTCTGCCACAAACTCTCACAGCCGGGCCAGTGTGGGGGACTCAGGACTGCATGGGCAGGGTGGGGGGAGGGACTTTGAGCAGCAGGGACTGAAGAAGCGCAAGGGGGGAGGCATGGAGGAGCACTCCCCCTCATCCAAACCCTCAGCACAGCGCCTGCCTTCCTCATCCTGCTCCAGCTCTGCCCCCTCGTCCTCTCCACGCTCCAACTTCTACACCTGGAAGGACAGTAAGGGTGGGGGGCTTGCTGGGGGCGTGGAGAAGAAACTGGGCACACAAAAG CCAAAACTGCACCATTGA
- the atxn7l2a gene encoding ataxin-7-like protein 2a isoform X3, giving the protein MMAVRERAAKVMAALDRRVPSLDDFVGQSWTAWADLACVTAADGPDVDDCNKNGKKAAEAMSLSKEDMSIFGLYPGHDDFYLVVCSHCGQVVKPQAFEKHCERRHGPLAKLYGRLRSPTSAPLPQRPHHGHSPSHGTNTASASSWEGRGQGFGQLRAAPPSPSTPPQYKHSKNSKDGVRHSPLEKSSHSSHSESSVFKQPPPLEPQIMSPPPSLRDPPWPHGGAPTGRPSPSDRHPTQRKDAAQPSVVSGHRIPRPYNKVASSEFTRTDWERECDLDKHCGVLDPDRKKVCTRLLTCNIHSIHQRRKVAGRSKNFDQLVAELKTKVRDKGVQALEGGSSTGGSTSPEAPREQAGVPHCRRPLASLPAFSRSTAPSECAPEEEKQRQDEARLRAPSPLVHGHISSDESEAEGAEELSDISSSAAHPRPAAMCSFGSHSLGHGIYTFDRRLHHLRWALSSMLEQHISAHLWKKIPQAPDLQSATPSAKAIMSSPPPSMASASSSSLHSKVHTGSHISFSLKNASSSSSRGPGRPTAALQGENSGGSSFAGGHLVGKAAVVRHVGPGRPKNPVGRPSKQMLKLREEAAAAAALRKRKVPSQEGEHSGPDRNCIILQDRGRPPSTASSSSKAPPPSLVPHGQTNGTLSPSSKPRAQPSLLESHSPAAKAVWTYRRTHPPLVHSSSPDPSSATNSHSRASVGDSGLHGQGGGRDFEQQGLKKRKGGGMEEHSPSSKPSAQRLPSSSCSSSAPSSSPRSNFYTWKDSKGGGLAGGVEKKLGTQKPKLHH; this is encoded by the exons ATGATGGCGGTGCGTGAACGCGCAGCAAAAGTAATGGCTGCTCTGGATCGGCGGGTACCGAGTCTTGATGATTTCGTTGGTCAGAGCTGGACTGCCTGGGCCGACTTGGCCTGCGTGACAGCGGCAGACG GGCCTGATGTGGATGACTGCAACAAGAATGGCAAAAAGGCCGCAGAGGCTATGTCACTCAGTAAAGAGG acatgtccatctttGGCCTCTACCCTGGCCATGATGACTTCTACTTGGTGGTGTGCAGCCATTGTGGCCAAGTAGTGAAGCCTCAGGCGTTTGAAAAGCACTGCGAGCGGAGACACGGCCCTCTGGCAAAGCTGTACGGCCGACTGCGCTCTCCCACATCTGCACCTCTGCCCCAGAGACCCCACCATGGCCACTCTCCTTCCCACGGGACCAACACTGCCTCCGCCTCGTCATGGGAGGGTCGAGGGCAGGGCTTTGGGCAGCTACGGGCAGCCCCACCTTCACCCTCCACCCCACCCCAGTACAAACACTCCAAGAATTCCAAGGATGGAGTTCG ACATTCCCCTCTGGAGAAGTCCTCCCACAGCAGCCACTCAGAGTCATCAGTGTTCAAGCAGCCGCCGCCTCTGGAGCCTCAGATCATGTCTCCACCTCCCTCACTCAGAGATCCTCCTTGGCCACATGGAGGCGCTCCCACTGGTAGGCCTTCACCCAGTGACAGGCACCCCACTCAGAGGAAGGATGctgctcagccctctgtggtgTCGGGCCACCGGATCCCCCGGCCCTACAACAAAGTGGCCTCCAGTGAGTTCACAAGGACAGACTGGG AGAGGGAGTGTGACTTGGACAAACACTGCGGCGTCCTCGACCCCGACAGGAAGAAGGTCTGCACTCGCCTGTTGACATGTAAT ATCCACTCCATCCACCAGCGGAGGAAGGTGGCGGGCCGCAGCAAAAACTTTGACCAGCTGGTGGCAGAACTGAAGACGAAGGTTCGAGACAAAGGGGTCCAGGCCTTGGAGGGAGGCTCCTCTACTGGAGGCTCCACCAGCCCTGAGGCCCCCAGGGAGCAGGCTGGGGTTCCACACTGCAGGAGACCTCTGGCCAGCCTGCCTGCCTTCAG TCGATCGACGGCTCCGTCGGAATGCGCCCCAGAGGAGGAGAAGCAACGTCAGGATGAGGCCCGTCTCCGAGCCCCCTCGCCTCTGGTCCACGGACACATCTCCAGTGATGAAAGTGAGGCAGAAGGAGCAGAGGAGCTCTCAGATATCTCCTCTTCTGCTGCACATCCCCGACCAGCAGCG ATGTGCTCATTCGGCAGCCACTCGCTGGGTCACGGCATCTACACATTTGACAGGAGACTTCACCACCTGAGGTGGGCCCTCAGCAGCATGTTGGAGCAGCACATCAGCGCCCACCTTTGGAA AAAAATACCTCAAGCCCCAGACCTCCAGTCTGCAACTCCTTCAGCCAAGGCCATCATGTCGTCGCCTCCGCCCTCCATGGCCTCAGCATCCTCCTCTTCGTTACATTCGAAGGTCCACACAGGAAGTCATATCAGCTTTTCCCTGAAAAATGCATCGTCCTCGTCCAGTCGTGGTCCAGGGAGACCAACCGCAGCCCTACAGGGGGAGAACTCTGGGGGCAGTAGCTTTGCTGGTGGTCACCTGGTGGGAAAGGCAGCTGTGGTGCGTCACGTGGGTCCGGGGAGACCTAAGAATCCAGTGGGGCGCCCCAGCAAGCAAATGCTGAAGCTGCGAGAAGaggccgccgccgccgctgccCTGCGGAAGCGAAAAGTCCCGTCCCAGGAAGGAGAACACTCGGGTCCCGACAGGAACTGCATCATTCTCCAGGACCGGGGCCGCCCACCCTCcactgcctcctcctcctccaaagCCCCGCCTCCTTCGCTTGTCCCACACGGACAGACCAATGGCACTCTTTCCCCCAGCAGCAAACCCCGGGCCCAACCCTCCCTCTTAGAGTCTCACTCACCTGCCGCTAAGGCCGTCTGGACTTACAGACGGACACACCCTCCTCTGGTCCACTCCTCATCCCCAGACCCCTCCTCTGCCACAAACTCTCACAGCCGGGCCAGTGTGGGGGACTCAGGACTGCATGGGCAGGGTGGGGGGAGGGACTTTGAGCAGCAGGGACTGAAGAAGCGCAAGGGGGGAGGCATGGAGGAGCACTCCCCCTCATCCAAACCCTCAGCACAGCGCCTGCCTTCCTCATCCTGCTCCAGCTCTGCCCCCTCGTCCTCTCCACGCTCCAACTTCTACACCTGGAAGGACAGTAAGGGTGGGGGGCTTGCTGGGGGCGTGGAGAAGAAACTGGGCACACAAAAG CCAAAACTGCACCATTGA